A single window of Falco rusticolus isolate bFalRus1 chromosome 6, bFalRus1.pri, whole genome shotgun sequence DNA harbors:
- the LOC119149936 gene encoding uncharacterized protein LOC119149936, whose protein sequence is MCNGAESSTELFNTFNTGPMSSECLGNLLRITLSTEYFEDKYLSFSVVDQSGIAWELDEAVASQCGYTVTYSNWSTIEFRASALSCHSHLEKDVFTVTIQIKASPTPDMKNATTHLKSASCYYGPWSQRELVCESNYMEVSVRKEVPQTVKDFTQDEPEDWTHAFPEAKAGEASIWQIVFHQPEEKKALLVSDAWSAGYGLNTTDTRILLRIPYTAVQVQLVEAQGITFSAVRSSMFYKQRWMILMVDTAVACPVDGVDYTNKTIIWTVPKYVQPLSAGATSFKDVLVEAGVNLHKLSAKEMDSRKYVLLNDLNEITMKIPIGAEGGYYKTSVSSGQHGAKYVINLFLEHQWEDNKWGLTKHTIIKEIETPFEQVELAIATNSNLSVRLINVTVGTFLPDVELVNLTIEGATVAVPEAVQHGYLTHEIKYANGSKAYVIQVQFDAPSIKKEYMKADMRAYNMNVTLEFVTHPTSETFAVPVKTVSAVKDAVLPSARGFCDGRNLHLIITHGNVDQNWLPFISDWHLTPETVQKYNYSLRDNGTHLAISVPFLSSHVNYEDFHTSGIKTSLHLTLKDGITLANRKHFSFSCRFSPSELIQCLPNGTVVITAVKVARVADLDTSLLVLRDRRCKPSLVTEKTATFKFNVNTCGTSRKFNSTTMTYENDVLYFRPDNGTPVYRLKFVCWYAIKQTVDVQYESKKNPPPSIKPGFGSLALSMKLFKEKSYSEPYQESEYPVVKYLREALYFEVELLQPKDVRLELNLNNCWAANSQSQDSLPQWPILVNGCENSEDSYRTVFHEVNYSLRGKLPQHLKRFEVRMFTFVQGTTLLQEQLYFHCSVVICSTTQQPSGFLCPKRCNPGKHRLGEYADF, encoded by the exons ATGTGCAATGGAGCTGAGTCTAGTACAGAG CTTTTCAATACATTCAACACAGGACCCATGAGTTCAGAGTGCCTGGGGAACCTTTTGCGTATAACACTGAGCACAGAATACTTTGAGGACAAATACttatctttttctgttgttg ATCAATCTGGAATAGCCTGGGAGCTAGATGAGGCTGTGGCATCACAGTGTGGCTATACAGTAACTTACAGCAATTGGAGTACCATTGAATTTCGTGCTTCTGCACTAAGCTGCCATTCTCACTTAGAG AAAGATGTGTTCACAGTAACTATACAAATCAAAGCATCTCCTACTCCTGATATGAAAAATGCTACAACTCATCTGAAAAGTGCAAGTTGCTATTATGGTCCATGGAGTCAGAGAGAGCTAGTATGTGAAAGTAACTACATGGAG gtttctgTCAGGAAGGAGGTTCCACAGACTGTAAAAGACTTCACTCAAGATGAACCTGAGGACTGGACTCATGCCTTTCCAGAG GCAAAAGCAGGAGAAGCTTCAATATGGCAAATAGTATTCCatcagccagaagaaaaaaaggctctgCTTGTAAGTGATGCTTGGAGTGCAGGTTATGGACTCAACACCACAGACACCAGGATTCTGCTGCGAATACCATACACTGCTGTGCAAGTTCAGCTGGTAGAG GCTCAGGGAATTACCTTTTCTGCAGTGAGATCAAGTATGTTTTACAAACAGCGATGGATGATTCTGATGGTGGATACTGCTGTGGCATGTCCTGTAG ATGGTGTGGACTACACTAACAAAACGATAATCTGGACTGTTCCAAAATATGTTCAACCACTCTCTGCTGGAGCAACTAGCTTTAAAGATGTGCTTGTTGAAGCTGGTGTGAATCTACACAAACTCTCTGCCAAAGAAATGGATTCCAGGAAATATGTGTTATTGAATGACTTAAATGAAATTACAATGAAGATACCAATAGGTGCAGAAGGTGGCTATTACAAG ACTTCTGTGAGCAGCGGACAGCATGGGGCAAAATACGTCATCAACCTGTTTTTGGAACATCAGTGGGAAGATAACAAATGGGGACTAACCAAACATACTATCATCAAGGAAATAGAAACACCATTTGAACAAGTAGAACTTGCTATAGCCACCA ACTCAAATCTGAGTGTGAGGCTAATAAATGTGACAGTGGGAACATTCCTCCCAGATGTGGAGCTTGTCAACTTAACCATTGAGGGGGCAACTGTTGCTGTACCTGAAGCTGTTCAGCATGGATACCTAACACACGAGATCAAATATGCAAATGGAAGCAAAGCCTATGTAATTCAAGTCCAATTTGATGCGCCAAGCATTAAGAAAGAG TACATGAAAGCTGACATGAGAGCATACAACATGAATGTCACACTTGAATTTGTAACCCATCCAACAAGTGAGACCTTCGCTGTCCCAGTCAAAACAGTGTCAGCTGTTAAAGATGCAG TATTGCCTAGTGCAAGAGGCTTTTGTGATGGGAGGAACCTTCACCTCATTATCACTCATGGGAATGTGGACCAAAACTGGCTACCCTTCATCTCTGACTGGCACCTGACCCCAGAGACTGTGCAGAAGTACAACTACAGCTTGAGGGACAATGGCACTCACTTGGCAATCTCtgtccctttcctttcttcccatgTGAACTATGAG GATTTTCATACCTCTGGAATAAAGACTTCACTCCACTTAACCTTGAAGGATGGCATCACCTTGGCTAATAGGAAGCActtctcattttcctgcagattttCACCTTCAGAGCTAATAC agtGCCTGCCCAATGGTACTGTGGTTATTACTGCAGTAAAAGTGGCACGAGTTGCAGACCTGGACACTAGCCTGCTTGTCTTGAGGGACAGACGGTGCAAACCCAGCCTAGTGACAGAGAAGACTGCAACCTTCAAGTTCAATGTGAACACTTGTGGAACAAGTAGAAAG TTCAATAGCACAACCATGACATATGAAAACGATGTCCTCTATTTCAGACCTGACAATGGTACACCAGTATACCG ACTGAAATTTGTATGCTGGTATGCAATCAAGCAGACTGTTGATGTCCAATACGAATCTAAGAAGAACCCACCACCCAGTATTAAGCCAGGGTTTGGCTCTCTTGCTCTTTCAATGAAGCTTTTCAAAG AGAAATCCTATTCAGAGCCGTACCAGGAATCGGAATATCCTGTGGTAAAATACCTGAGGGAGGCACTGTATTTTGAAGTTGAACTGCTCCAGCCTAAAGATGTAAGACTGGAACTAAACCTGAACAACTGCTGGGCTGCGAACTCCCAAAGCCAGGACAGCCTTCCACAATGGCCCATCCTTGTAAATGG ATGCGAAAACAGTGAAGATTCCTACAGAACTGTCTTCCATGAAGTTAATTATAGCCTCAGAGGTAAACTTCCTCAGCACCTAAAGAGATTTGAAGTGAGGATGTTCACCTTTGTACAAGGCACAACTCTGTTACAAGAGCAG